The proteins below are encoded in one region of Oncorhynchus clarkii lewisi isolate Uvic-CL-2024 chromosome 33, UVic_Ocla_1.0, whole genome shotgun sequence:
- the LOC139392549 gene encoding DNA repair nuclease APEX1: MSKRAKKNEQEAGDGDHDNGTAPAAKKGKKVKEPEAPILYSDPPDKMNSKDGRAANMKITSWNVDGLRAWVKKKGLDWVRDEAPDVLCLQETKCAEKSLPDEITSMPEFPHKYWAGSDEKEGYSGVAMLCKTEPLKVTYGIGKEEHDKEGRVITAEFPTFFLVTAYVPNSGRGLVRLDYRKTWDVEFKAYLSDLDKRKPLVLCGDLNVAHEEIDLKNSKGNKKNAGFTAEEREGFNQLLAAGFTDSFRELYPEQANAYTFWTYMMNSRSKNVGWRLDYFVLSSALLPGLCDSKIRNQAMGSDHCPITLHMVV, from the exons ATGTCGAAAAGAGCGAAGAAAAATGAGCAGGAGGCTGGAGATGGTGACCATGACAACGGCACAG CTCCCGCTGCCAAGAAAGGAAAGAAGGTCAAGGAACCAGAGGCTCCCATTCTGTACAGTGACCCTCCTGATAAGATGAACAGCAAAGATGGTCGTGCTGCTAATATGAAGATCACCTCCTGGAATGTGGATGGGCTCAGAGCTTGGGTCAAGAAGAAGGGCCTTGAT TGGGTGCGTGACGAGGCCCCAGATGTGCTGTGCCTGCAGGAGACGAAGTGCGCTGAGAAGTCCCTTCCTGATGAAATCACCTCCATGCCGGAGTTCCCCCACAAGTACTGGGCTGGCTCTGATGAGAAGGAAGGCTATAGCGGGGTAGCTATGCTGTGCAAGACTGAGCCCCTCAAAGTTACCTATGGCATAG GTAAAGAGGAGCATGATAAGGAGGGCCGTGTTATCACTGCTGAGTTCCCCACCTTCTTCCTGGTCACCGCCTACGTGCCCAACTCTGGCCGAGGCCTGGTGCGCCTGGACTATCGCAAGACCTGGGACGTGGAGTTCAAGGCCTACCTGAGCGACCTGGACAAGCGCAAGCCCCTGGTGCTGTGTGGCGATCTGAACGTGGCCCACGAGGAGATCGACCTGAAGAACTCCAAAGGCAATAAAAAAAACGCAGGCTTCACAGCAGAGGAGCGTGAGGGCTTCAATCAGCTGCTGGCTGCAGGCTTCACCGACAGCTTCCGCGAGCTGTACCCCGAGCAGGCCAATGCGTACACCTTCTGGACCTACATGATGAACTCTCGCTCTAAGAACGTAGGCTGGCGTCTGGACTACTTTGTGCTGTCCTCTGCTCTACTGCCAGGCCTTTGTGATAGCAAGATCCGCAACCAAGCTATGGGCAGTGACCACTGCCCCATCACTCTGCACATGGTTGTGTAG